The following coding sequences lie in one Aspergillus luchuensis IFO 4308 DNA, chromosome 8, nearly complete sequence genomic window:
- a CDS encoding uncharacterized protein (COG:S;~EggNog:ENOG410PWTZ;~TransMembrane:8 (i21-44o64-83i95-119o139-162i174-199o219-241i253-275o287-312i)) encodes MHCGLLLNQGRVSKLVSILSARWYIPVHSICLPLQVAAGMSSSVFGDPPSGTDLTASRRGVNNAAVSVTYVLAAIAIAFRFLARTRVQQASIAADDWMIVAALLSVTANFVSTIIGGYYGLGKHVWAIPLDDVIKVVQILFAYVLIYVVTVPLIKLSVILFYRRIFGMNKAMWFCVALTIGYWFSCTVAFLVCCRPVSYYWTQYADPAGGRCVYNLYPFYIGNAAANVTTDVIILLVPMPLIWGLQMRTTQKVLVCSIFLLGSFVCVASLIRIYYMTFLSRSVDITWIMGNVFIWSSVEPCIGIVCACLPTLQPLLRYTIYRIFGSRVGKYLGSSEKKLSGQNKDAPVRRPRDWDESLLATQTVRVEMDSMRREDESEEGRILVETDFQVIEESKRAL; translated from the exons ATGCATTGCGGCCTATTATTGAACCAGGGTCGCGTGTCAAAACTGGTTTCTATCTTAAGCGCCCGGTGGTACATTCCAGTCCACTCGATATGTCTTCCTCTGCAAGTGGCAGCAGGCATGTCCAGCAGCGTCTTCGGGGATCCTCCTTCAGGGACGGACTTGACAGCCAGCCGGCGTGGAGTGAACAACGCAGCTGTTAGTGTCACATACGTGCTGGCGGCCATCGCCATTGCCTTTCGATTTCTCGCGAGAACGCGGGTGCAACAAGCTTCCATTGCCGCGGATGATTGGATGATAGTTGCTGCTTTG CTGTCTGTGACTGCGAATTTCGTCTCCACCATTATCG GAGGCTATTATGGCCTTGGAAAGCATGTATGGGCTATACCCCTAGACGATGTGATCAAGGTGGTGCAGATTCTGTTCGCATATGTCCTCATATACGTCGTTACCGTGCCCTTGATCAAGCTCTCGgtcatcctcttctaccGTCGCATTTTCGGAATGAACAAGGCGATGTGGTTCTGCGTCGCATTGACTATCGGATATTGGTTTTCTTGCACCGTCGCCTTCCTCGTCTGTTGCCGACCTGTCTCATACTATTGGACGCAGTATGCTGATCCCGCTGGCGGCCGTTGCGTCTACAATCTTTATCCATTCTATATTGGGAACGCCGCTGCAAATGTGACCACGGACGTGATCATTCTGCTGGTGCCCATGCCACTTATCTGGGGGCTTCAAATGCGAACCACCCAGAAGGTTTTGGTTTGCAGCATTTTTCTACTTGGCAGCTT TGTCTGCGTGGCGAGTCTCATTCGAATCTATTACATGACGTTTCTTAGCAGGTCCGTGGATATCACCTGGATCATGGGTAATGTCTTCATCTGGTCCAGTGTGGAGCCGTGCATCGGAATTGTCTGTGCCTGTCTGCCTACCTTGCAACCCCTGCTGCGGTACAccatttatagaatattcgGCTCGCGTGTGGGAAAGTATCTGGGTAGCTCGGAGAAAAAACTTTCCGGTCAAAATAAGGATGCCCCCGTGAGGAGGCCCAGGGATTGGGACGAAAGTCTGCTTGCAACGCAGACTGTTCGAGTTGAGATGGACTCTATGCGCAGGGAAGACGAGAGTGAAGAAGGCAGAATCCTGGTTGAAACCGACTTCCAAGTGATCGAGGAGAGCAAAAGAGCGTTATAA
- a CDS encoding flavin-containing monooxygenase (COG:Q;~EggNog:ENOG410PJFA;~InterPro:IPR020946,IPR036188;~PFAM:PF13450;~go_function: GO:0004499 - N,N-dimethylaniline monooxygenase activity [Evidence IEA];~go_function: GO:0050660 - flavin adenine dinucleotide binding [Evidence IEA];~go_function: GO:0050661 - NADP binding [Evidence IEA];~go_process: GO:0055114 - oxidation-reduction process [Evidence IEA]) codes for MPSRESIPTESTAYAVDTKRFAFTPRKLRVVCIGAGFSGLILAHKLKHEQPLEFVDFTIYEKNPEVGGTWFENIYPGVGCDVPAHSYVFPFEPNPSWSQSYAKGPEIEEYIRSTTEKYGLKEKIVFNTRLVKSVWNEERGKWSLELNQNDTTVYDDADILINAGGILNRWKMPKIEGLNRFEGKLLHTAGWDSDYDWSGKKIAVIGNGSSGIQIVPALQPKAARIVNYIRHPTWVSVNLCPDTTRDGMGTNFVYTEEEKARFRNDPEGFLEYRKFIERSVNTVYKLMLKGSEYNQMLYTATEQLMRQRLSKNPHLIKKLIPDTAIGCRRLSPGDGYLEAMQEPNAEWCFDSIESITKTGIQTAQGEEEFDLIVCATGFDTTFIPGWEMVGRNGRQLTQDWKTTPEAYFSICCPGNPNHFMFAGPNCPIGHGSVPQMLAWTADYILQWVKKIAREDIHSVVVTDSANQLYNRHVQANLKHTVWSSGCTAWYNNGSAVTAMYPGSVLHFKEAISTIRGEDFDIRYQNNANPFAYLSNGELEWERAEGADLAFYLK; via the exons ATGCCATCCAGAGAGTCCATCCCTACTGAATCCACAGCATATGCTGTAGATACCAAGCGATTTGCTTTCACTCCCCGAAAACTCAGAGTCGTCTGCATTGGAGCGGGATTTTCGGGACTGATCCTTGCACACAAGCTCAAGCACGAGCAGCCTCTTGAGTTTGTTGACTTCACCATCTATGAAAAGAATCCCGAGGTAGGGGGTACTTGGTTCGAAAACATCTACCCTGGTGTAGGCTGCGACGTGCCTGCTCACAGTTATGTGTTTCCCTTTGAGCCCAATCCGTCCTGGTCCCAAAGCTATGCCAAGGGCCCGGAAATCGAGGAATACATCCGATCGACAACCGAAAAGTACGGACTGAAAGAGAAGATCGTCTTCAACACTCGACTTGTCAAGTCTGTTTGGAACGAAGAACGTGGTAAATGGAGCCTCGAGCTCAACCAGAACGACACAACTGTCTACGATGATGCAGATATTCTCATCAATGCCGGAGGCATCCTCAATCGGTGGAAGATGCCCAAGATTGAAGGTCTGAACCGGTTTGAGGGCAAGCTCCTCCATACAGCGGGCTGGGATTCGGACTACGACTGGTCCGGCAAGAAGATCGCTGTCATTGGTAATGGTTCCTCGGGGATCCAGATTGTGCCTGCGCTGCAGCCAAAGGCTGCCCGGATCGTCAACTACATCCGCCATCCAACATGGGTGTCGGTCAATTTGTGCCCGGACACGACCAGGGATGGAATGGGTACAAACTTTGTATacaccgaagaagaaaaggcccGATTTCGGAATGACCCTGAGGGTTTTCTGGAATACAGGAAGTTTATCGAACGTTC AGTTAATACCGTCTACAAGCTGATGCTCAAGGGATCCGAGTACAATCAGATGCTATACACAGCCACAGAACAATTGATGAGACAGCGTCTTAGCAAGAATCCACACCTAATCAAGAAGCTCATCCCCGACACTGCTATCGGATGTCGTCGTCTTAGCCCCGGAGACGGATATCTAGAAGCCATGCAGGAGCCTAATGCAGAGTGGTGCTTTGATTCCATTGAGAGCATCACCAAGACTGGCATCCAGACCGCCCAAGGTGAGGAGGAATTTGACCTCATTGTCTGCGCCACAGGTTTCGACACCACCTTCATCCCTGGCTGGGAGATGGTAGGTCGTAATGGTCGTCAGCTCACTCAGGACTGGAAGACGACACCCGAGGCATatttctccatctgctgtCCTGGCAATCCCAATCATTTCATGTTCGCCGGGCCTAACTGCCCTATTGGTCATGGAAGCGTCCCTCAAATGCTAGCCTGGACTGCGGACTACATTCTGCAGtgggtgaagaagattgcCCGGGAAGATATTCA CTCCGTTGTCGTCACCGACTCCGCAAACCAGCTGTATAACCGCCATGTCCAGGCAAACCTGAAACATACCGTCTGGAGCTCAGGCTGCACTGCCTGGTACAACAATGGCTCGGCTGTCACGGCCATGTATCCTGGCAGTGTTCTTCACTTCAAAG AGGCCATCTCTACCATCCGCGGTGAAGACTTTGATATCCGCTACCAAAATAACGCTAACCCCTTTGCCTATCTTTCTAATGGTGAGCTGGAGTGGGAGAGAGCAGAAGGGGCGGATTTGGCGTTTTATTTGAAATAG
- a CDS encoding uncharacterized protein (COG:S;~EggNog:ENOG410PJ7E;~InterPro:IPR000073,IPR029058;~MEROPS:MER0209971;~PFAM:PF12697), producing MMLIQPKGFRSISLRVIQPCIKYMSHFRVVEHTARCQNVRQRPGAVKAGHENELRLAVKQYIPLDNPHPKEGDVTIIGAHANAFPKELYEPLWDDLYKHLASQNRRIRSIWIADVAQQGQSGILNEAILGHDPDWLDHGRDLLFMINQLQDQIPQPLVGIGHSMGGMQLAHLSLLHPSLFEGLILLDPVIQRENPGRKFAQTSTYRRDIWPSREQAAAKFKSNPFYRTWDSRVFDKWIQYGLRDLPTPLHPVTDETGPSAVTLTTTKAQELFYFVRPSYVDERSGLPRGNPEEEMHPDDHDADYPFYRPESAWMFRRLPHLKPPILYLFGELSDLSSPIARRDKVVTTGTGLGGSGGAARGLVEEVVLPSGHMFPMELVKKTAEASAAFIDKRLSDWGSRVATFRRAWEGVPHHERLSVDQQWERNINGYSKL from the exons ATGATGTTGATCCAGCCAAAGGGCTTCCGATCAATCAGCCTACGCGTCATACAGCCATGTATAAAATACATGTCCCACTTTCGCGTCGTGGAGCACACAGCTCGGTGTCAAAATGTCCGACAGCGTCCGGGTGCCGTGAAAGCTGGTCATGAAAACGAGCTGCGACTTGCTGTTAAGCAGTACATTCCCCTCGATAATCCACACCCGAAGGAAGGGGATGTCACCATTATTGGGGCGCATGCAAATGCGTTTCCAAAG GAACTGTACGAACCCCTTTGGGATGACCTTTACAAGCACCTCGCAAGTCAAAACAGACGCATCCGATCAATTTGGATTGCAGATGTTGCTCAACAGGGACAGAGTGGTATTTTAAATGAAGCCATCTTAGGCCATGATC CCGATTGGCTCGATCACGGGCGTGATCTTCTGTTCATGATAAATCAGCTTCAGGACCAGATCCCTCAACCACTTGTTGGCATCGGTCACAGTATGGGTGGAATGCAGCT AGCCCACCTGTCTTTATTGCATCCATCCCTATTCGAGGGTCTTATCCTGCTCGACCCGGTGATACAGCGCGAAAACCCAGGCCGCAAATTCGCCCAGACATCTACTTATAGACGAGACATATGGCCCTCACGcgagcaagcagcagcgAAATTCAAGTCAAACCCATTCTATCGGACGTGGGATTCCCGCGTTTTCGACAAATGGATCCAGTACGGGCTACGAGACCTTCCCACCCCATTACATCCCGTCACGGACGAAACTGGACCATCCGCCGTTACGTTGACTACAACCAAGGCACAAGAGCTATTCTACTTCGTACGGCCTTCGTATGTTGACGAGCGATCCGGGCTTCCCCGCGGTAACCCTGAAGAGGAAATGCATCCGGATGACCACGATGCTGATTATCCTTTTTACCGACCTGAGTCGGCATGGATGTTTCGTCGACTGCCTCATCTGAAACCACCTATTCTTTATCTGTTTGGGGAACTGTCGGATCTGTCTTCTCCGATTGCCCGTCGGGATAAAGTGGTAACAACCGGTACGGGTCTGGGAGGTAGTGGGGGTGCAGCGCGCGGACTTGTTGAGGAAGTCGTGCTCCCCAGTGGCCATATGTTTCCAATGGAGCTGGTAAAGAAAACTGCTGAAGCTAGCGCGGCGTTTATTGACAAGAGATTATCTGATTGGGGGTCGAGGGTTGCGACGTTCCGCAGGGCGTGGGAGGGAGTGCCTCATCATGAACGGCTGAGCGTGGATCAGCAGTGGGAGAGGAATATCAATGGCTATTCGAAGCTCTAA
- a CDS encoding uncharacterized protein (COG:I;~EggNog:ENOG410PW7X;~InterPro:IPR006176,IPR008927,IPR006108,IPR036291, IPR000033,IPR011042,IPR013328;~PFAM:PF02737,PF00725;~go_function: GO:0003857 - 3-hydroxyacyl-CoA dehydrogenase activity [Evidence IEA];~go_function: GO:0016491 - oxidoreductase activity [Evidence IEA];~go_process: GO:0006631 - fatty acid metabolic process [Evidence IEA];~go_process: GO:0055114 - oxidation-reduction process [Evidence IEA]) produces MTLHKAHTHHPSRPVTVLGAGILGRRIAAVFLAGSYTVHLVDPDHNALSAAESFIKSSGEAFTVLTPLPHPERRRLSLFSELKKAVENAWLVIEATPEQLPIKIRIFEEVDRYVPGDCILASNSSSFKSRLMVPGLSEERKKRVMNVHFMMPPEMRPVEVMTCGSTEEEVMAEMMKVLEECGMRPFMVRRESTGFVFGRAWAAIKREILSILAEGISTPDDIDLLWKEVFQRPKSGQPCQLMDQVGLDTVAAIEENYIQERGLDGDKSVDWLRENYINKGRLGDKCESGGLYPAEQDSMSEKLYVLDVGIGDNNALHDARTAGRILAVSPKSGKRTTLVSGLSLPDGIDVSPSCGRMFWTSMGHALSACDGSVQSAKLDGSDVHTLLKPGTVYTPKQLIVDDVDRKLYFCDREGMSVHRCNFDGTDHQILIQTGSLKVPSERKDMMRFCVGVALDRKNRHIYWTQKGPSKSGKGRIFRAGIDIPAGQTANNRADVECLLEGCPEPIDLEYDTQTQMLYWTDRGEHPMGCSLNRVDLSGDIDKETIGDKVEILARQFHEPIGLKLTKNGVYVTDLGGCVYLVTGTKKTVVTQGEGCFSGLAIL; encoded by the exons ATGACGCTCCACAAAGcccacacacaccacccCTCAAGACCAGTTACTGTCCTCGGGGCGGGTATTCTAGGTCGTCGGATCGCGGCCGTCTTTCTCGCTGGCTCTTACACCGTGCATCTTGTTGATCCTGATCACAATGCTCTCTCCGCTGCTGAGTCATTTATCAAATCCTCTGGCGAGGCATTCACTGTACTGACGCCTTTACCGCATCCTGAGCGGAGAAGGCTATCCCTCTTCTCTGAGTTGAAGAAAGCGGTTGAGAATGCATGGCTAGTCATCGAGGCAACTCCAGAACAGCTCCCTATCAAGATTCGAATCTTCGAGGAAGTGGATAGATACGTGCCTGGGGATTGTATTCTCGCGTCGAATTCGAGTTCCTTCAAATCAAGGCTTATGGTTCCTGGCTTGAgtgaggagagaaagaagagagtgatGAATGTACATTTCATGATGCCGCCGGAGATGCGACCAGTAGAGGTGATGACCTGTGGTTCgactgaagaagaggtgATGGCTGAAATGATGAAGGTGTTGGAGGAATGTGGAATGCGTCCGTTTATGGTGCGGAGGGAAAGTACAGG GTTTGTATTTGGCCGTGCTTGGGCGGCCATTAAGCGAGAGATCCTGAGTATTCTGGCTGAAGGAATTAGCACCCCCGATGACATTGACCTACTATGGAAGGAAGTTTTTCAACGCCCAAAGAGTGGCCAGCCGTGTCAGCTGATGGATCAGGTTGGCTTGGATACTGTTGCAGCTATCGAGGAGAACTACATCCAGGAAAGGGGGCTGGATGGGGACAAATCGGTTGATTGGTTACGTGAGAACTATATCAACAAAGGGCGATTGGGTGACAAGTGCGAGTCCGGTGGGTTGTATCCCGCCGAGCAGGACAGCATGTCTGAGAAGCTTTATGTCTTGGATGTTGGTATCGGGGATAATAACGCACTGCATGATGCGAGGACAGCAGGTCGTATTCTTGCAGTTTCCCCGAAGAGTGGAAAAAGAACTACCCTTGTCAGTGGATTATCTTTGCCAGATGGAATTGAtgtttctccttcttgtggGCGGATGTTCTGGACGAGCATGGGACACGCCCTCTCTGCCTGTGACGGGTCTGTGCAGTCGGCTAAGCTCGATGGGAGTGATGTTCACACGCTCCTGAAGCCTGGAACGGTTTATACACCCAAACAGCTCATTGTCGACGATGTGGATCGTAAATTGTATTTCTGCGATCGCGAGGGAATGAGTGTGCACCGGTGCAATTTTGATGGAACTGATCATCAGATACTGATTCAAACTGGGTCGTTGAAAGTCCCATCagaaaggaaagatatgATGCGGTTTTGCGTGGGTGTGGCCCTTGATCGGAAGAATAGGCATATTTACTGGACTCAGAAAGGGCCGAGCAAGTCCGGAAAGGGGAGAATATTCCGTGCGGGGATCGATATTCCTGCTGGGCAAACTGCCAACAACAGAGCTGATGTAGAGTGTCTGCTAGAGGGATGCCCAGAACCGATTGATTTGGAGTACGATACGCAGACTCAAATGCTCTACTGGACAGATCGCGGTGAGCATCCTATGGGGTGCTCCCTGAATCGGGTTGATCTTAGTGGCGATATTGATAAAGAGACAATCGGGGATAAGGTGGAAATACTCGCGAGACAGTTCCATGAGCCTATTGGATTGAAGCTGACGAAGAATGGGGTCTATGTCACCGACTTGGGTGGATGTGTGTATCTGGTAACTGGAACGAAGAAGACGGTGGTAACTCAGGGAGAAGGATGTTTCTCAGGCCTTGCTATACTGTAA